The following are encoded together in the Mesoplasma sp. JKS002658 genome:
- a CDS encoding sulfite exporter TauE/SafE family protein: MKKKSNQQIHQPDEFAKSNLISNHEGYESLKFKKLKAILLIAALLSSLATVLIGLLVAYLVYYPKRKNEAGVLNGAYLVSDHIGLFVVAMVFSATIVAFTILIVLTSKKQLIIDDTTNLAKLTSIGFIASFTDAIFVGSYVTTMGLNKAFKTKMVPSKMPGNMTIGYAPAQILESTIFSVVFDVDIVTLVVMMVACIIGGLVGSWVSKYVNNQIFRLFSGISLFIFGIIMILVHPNIAVIAQVAYPTVKLVGWRLAIGIIAYFILGIFSALGLGIFAPSLAILALLGLEFDAIAVIMSVGAAAMMPPAAIKFIKDKNYDPKTVILFLTGGLWGCLICFLVIYLGIQIGAGIDWDTFKDVLKWIAIVVTFYCSLMMLFDFVKIYGHHGWNEEGPPKSEQRNQK, from the coding sequence ATGAAGAAAAAGAGCAATCAACAAATTCACCAACCTGATGAATTTGCCAAATCTAATTTGATATCTAATCATGAAGGGTACGAATCGTTAAAGTTTAAAAAACTCAAAGCAATTTTGTTGATTGCTGCTCTTTTATCTTCCTTAGCTACAGTATTAATCGGTTTATTGGTAGCCTACTTGGTCTACTATCCAAAAAGAAAAAATGAGGCCGGTGTTCTCAATGGTGCTTATCTAGTAAGTGATCATATTGGTTTATTTGTGGTAGCAATGGTTTTTTCAGCTACGATTGTTGCTTTCACTATTCTTATTGTTTTAACTTCAAAAAAACAGTTAATCATTGATGATACTACAAACCTTGCTAAACTTACCAGCATTGGTTTTATCGCATCGTTTACTGATGCTATTTTTGTAGGTTCATATGTTACTACGATGGGATTAAATAAAGCATTCAAAACCAAAATGGTTCCATCAAAAATGCCAGGAAACATGACCATTGGTTATGCTCCTGCCCAAATTTTAGAATCGACGATTTTTTCTGTTGTTTTTGATGTTGACATCGTTACTTTGGTAGTAATGATGGTTGCTTGCATTATTGGTGGTTTGGTTGGTTCTTGAGTTAGTAAGTATGTTAATAACCAAATTTTTCGCTTGTTTAGTGGAATCTCTCTTTTTATTTTCGGAATTATTATGATTTTGGTCCACCCAAATATTGCTGTCATTGCTCAAGTGGCTTATCCTACTGTCAAACTGGTTGGTTGACGTTTGGCAATTGGAATTATCGCTTATTTTATTTTAGGAATTTTTTCTGCTCTGGGACTAGGAATTTTTGCTCCAAGTTTAGCAATTCTTGCTTTATTGGGTTTAGAATTTGATGCTATCGCAGTGATTATGTCTGTAGGAGCAGCTGCAATGATGCCCCCAGCGGCAATTAAATTTATTAAGGATAAAAATTATGATCCCAAAACTGTCATTCTCTTTTTAACTGGAGGATTGTGAGGGTGTTTAATTTGTTTTCTGGTAATTTACTTAGGAATTCAAATTGGAGCTGGAATTGATTGAGATACTTTTAAAGATGTCTTAAAATGAATTGCAATCGTAGTAACTTTCTACTGTTCATTGATGATGCTTTTTGATTTTGTTAAGATTTATGGTCATCATGGTTGAAATGAAGAAGGTCCACCAAAATCAGAACAAAGAAACCAAAAATAA
- the leuS gene encoding leucine--tRNA ligase, protein MDFSHRAIEKKWRLYWEQNKTYQTTNTHDKKSYILDMFPYPSGSGLHVGHVKGYTATDIIARYKRMNGYDVLHPIGYDAFGLPAEQYALKTGNDPREFTLKNIAVFREQLQKLGFSYDYEKEVNTSHPNFYKTTQWIFEQLYQQGLAELRYADVNWCPELGTVLANEEVIVVDNKMVSEVGGFPVVKKPMRQWVLLITKYADKLLTGLDALDWPSSVKELQRNWIGKSEGMEINFLTTFGDELKVFTTRPDTIYGVTYLVLAPENPIISKLTAVEQKASVEAYQELTQQKTELERKDDSRPKTGVFLGSYALHPLTGEKLPIWIADYVLNDYATGAVMAVPAHDTRDWEFAQKFNLPIKFVLESKSQIKPFIGDAKHINSETLNGLTTTKALSVSKKILSEQKIGVVKTNYKLRDWLFSRQRFYGEPFPVLYNDQDEIILVDPAQLPVTLPSGEYIKPSGTGESPLANFPDWVNIEQNNQHYRRETNTMPQWAGSSWYFLAYILTNTPNELIDINSPEARERFKKWLPVDLYVGGQEHAVLHLLYARFWNQVLFDQKIVPYAEPFQKLVNQGMILGPNGEKMSKSKGNVINPDEIIETHGADALRLYEMFMGPIDASLPWSYEGLDGAMKWLNRVYRLVSGNQFSHENNHHLDFVYHQVVKNYTEMITDLKFNTAISQLMVLVNAMYKEESVTIYQPYVEGLILMLSVITPYLGEEMWFLLGHEPSVILQPWPVYDAEKLVLTTTTVVFQVNGKVRGKAVVKKGLSQQELIALAKKDPHVEAYLSGKEIVKEIVVLDKIVNFVIE, encoded by the coding sequence ATGGACTTTTCCCACCGCGCGATTGAAAAAAAGTGGCGTTTGTATTGAGAGCAAAATAAAACTTACCAAACAACCAACACCCATGATAAAAAATCCTACATTTTAGATATGTTTCCTTATCCAAGTGGTTCTGGTTTACACGTGGGTCACGTTAAGGGTTATACAGCAACTGATATTATCGCTCGTTATAAACGAATGAATGGTTATGATGTTTTACACCCTATTGGTTATGATGCGTTTGGTTTACCAGCTGAACAGTACGCGCTAAAAACAGGAAATGATCCCCGAGAATTTACTTTAAAAAACATTGCTGTGTTTCGTGAACAATTGCAAAAGTTAGGCTTTTCTTATGATTATGAAAAAGAGGTTAATACTTCTCATCCTAATTTTTATAAAACTACCCAATGGATTTTTGAGCAGTTATATCAACAAGGTTTGGCTGAATTGCGTTATGCTGATGTCAATTGGTGTCCAGAATTAGGAACAGTGTTAGCAAACGAAGAAGTGATTGTAGTTGATAATAAAATGGTTAGTGAAGTTGGTGGTTTTCCTGTTGTTAAAAAACCGATGCGTCAATGAGTTTTGTTGATTACTAAGTATGCTGATAAATTATTAACTGGACTAGATGCTCTGGATTGACCATCATCAGTGAAGGAATTGCAACGAAACTGAATTGGTAAATCAGAAGGGATGGAAATTAACTTTTTAACTACGTTTGGTGATGAATTAAAAGTTTTTACTACTCGTCCTGATACGATTTATGGAGTAACTTATCTTGTTTTAGCTCCAGAAAATCCGATAATTTCTAAGTTAACTGCAGTTGAACAAAAAGCGTCGGTTGAAGCGTATCAAGAGTTGACTCAACAAAAAACTGAGTTAGAACGAAAAGATGATTCTCGTCCCAAAACTGGTGTTTTTTTAGGAAGTTATGCCTTGCATCCTTTGACTGGTGAAAAACTTCCCATTTGAATTGCTGATTATGTTTTAAACGATTATGCTACAGGAGCTGTTATGGCAGTGCCAGCTCATGATACGCGTGATTGAGAATTTGCCCAAAAGTTTAATTTACCAATTAAGTTTGTTTTAGAAAGTAAAAGTCAAATTAAACCTTTTATAGGTGATGCCAAACATATCAATTCTGAAACCCTGAATGGTTTAACAACCACCAAAGCTTTGAGTGTAAGTAAAAAAATATTGAGCGAGCAGAAAATTGGGGTTGTTAAAACTAACTATAAACTACGTGATTGGTTGTTTTCTCGACAACGTTTTTATGGTGAACCCTTTCCGGTTCTATATAATGATCAAGATGAAATCATCTTGGTTGATCCTGCTCAATTACCAGTAACTTTGCCATCAGGAGAATATATTAAACCAAGTGGAACTGGCGAATCACCATTAGCAAACTTTCCTGACTGAGTTAATATTGAGCAAAACAATCAACATTACCGTCGTGAAACTAACACAATGCCCCAATGAGCTGGTTCAAGTTGGTATTTTTTAGCCTATATTTTAACTAATACTCCCAATGAATTAATTGATATTAATAGTCCTGAAGCCAGAGAACGTTTTAAAAAATGGTTACCTGTTGACCTTTATGTTGGAGGACAAGAGCATGCGGTGTTGCATTTGTTGTATGCACGTTTTTGAAATCAAGTTTTGTTTGACCAAAAAATTGTTCCTTATGCTGAACCTTTTCAAAAATTAGTAAATCAAGGCATGATTTTAGGACCAAACGGAGAAAAAATGTCCAAGTCAAAGGGAAATGTAATTAATCCTGATGAGATTATTGAAACTCATGGGGCCGATGCTTTGAGGTTATATGAAATGTTTATGGGACCAATTGATGCTTCCCTACCTTGGAGTTATGAAGGATTAGATGGGGCGATGAAATGATTAAACCGGGTATACCGGTTAGTATCAGGAAACCAGTTTAGTCATGAAAACAATCATCATTTAGATTTTGTTTACCATCAAGTGGTGAAAAATTACACGGAAATGATTACTGATTTAAAGTTTAATACTGCTATTTCACAATTGATGGTTTTGGTTAATGCTATGTATAAAGAAGAGTCTGTCACTATCTATCAACCCTATGTGGAAGGATTAATTTTGATGTTAAGTGTTATTACTCCTTATTTAGGAGAAGAGATGTGATTTTTACTTGGTCATGAACCAAGCGTAATTCTTCAACCTTGACCAGTTTATGATGCTGAAAAACTGGTATTAACTACCACAACAGTTGTTTTTCAAGTTAATGGAAAAGTTCGGGGAAAAGCAGTGGTTAAAAAAGGTTTGAGTCAACAAGAGTTGATTGCACTGGCGAAAAAAGATCCTCACGTTGAAGCTTATTTGAGTGGCAAAGAAATTGTCAAAGAAATTGTAGTTTTGGATAAAATCGTGAACTTTGTCATCGAATAG
- a CDS encoding phospho-sugar mutase gives MGFDKKKLLYQEWKNNPELDEEMREILSSATPTELSNAFNLELEFGTAGIRGIMGAGPGRFNVYTIKKVTRGYAQLLKEKYPNQLSQGVVVGHDSRHNSTKFAQLTAEVLTSEGIKVYLFKKNQMQPTPVVSFATRKLKALGGIVITASHNPAEYNGYKIYDSTGCQLMPQDTDIISQEISKIDDILIWNFQPQKKLISKVPHKVIRAYKKMINNLQFYPRSLSKVNLKIIYSSVNGTGGLYTPKLLKHQGYEVIEVKEHSQPDENFTYVGNPNPEFSPVWKYPLAYAKQHDADLILINDPDADRLGVGIKTKKGYEILTGNQVGALLINWKLSQMKLKHTLPSNPVMYSSFVTADLGDRIAEDEYQVKVIKTLTGFKWMGHEMNQEPERGLNFVFAYEESIGYVLDDSTRDKDGIQAAVMIAELAWKTKVDFRTLSDVLDDIYKKYGYYDTTTINLNFKPEEKTAKIDPIMQELRTKGLVQLADSKIEKTEDYLPGLYNMPGQNLLKFYFQDGSWIALRPSGTEPKLKIYFNIIATSARKAKSTQVKLEKALRELLNLPQKK, from the coding sequence ATGGGCTTTGATAAAAAAAAATTGCTTTATCAAGAATGGAAAAACAATCCCGAACTTGATGAAGAGATGAGAGAAATTCTTTCATCAGCTACCCCAACAGAATTGAGTAATGCCTTTAATTTAGAGTTAGAATTTGGAACAGCAGGAATCCGAGGAATCATGGGAGCAGGACCAGGAAGATTCAATGTTTATACCATTAAAAAAGTTACCCGTGGTTATGCGCAATTGTTAAAAGAAAAATATCCCAATCAACTTAGTCAAGGAGTGGTCGTTGGTCATGATTCGCGTCACAATTCTACAAAGTTTGCCCAGTTGACTGCTGAAGTTTTAACAAGTGAAGGAATTAAAGTTTATTTATTTAAAAAAAACCAGATGCAACCCACTCCCGTAGTTTCTTTTGCCACTAGAAAATTAAAGGCATTGGGAGGAATTGTTATTACTGCTTCACACAACCCTGCTGAATATAATGGTTATAAAATTTATGATTCAACAGGATGTCAATTGATGCCTCAAGATACTGATATTATCAGTCAAGAAATTAGTAAAATTGATGATATTTTAATTTGAAATTTCCAACCTCAAAAAAAATTAATCAGTAAAGTACCTCATAAGGTAATTCGTGCCTATAAGAAGATGATTAACAATTTACAATTTTACCCCCGCAGTCTTAGCAAAGTTAATCTGAAAATTATCTATAGCAGCGTGAATGGAACAGGGGGGTTGTACACACCTAAATTATTAAAACATCAAGGTTATGAAGTGATTGAAGTTAAAGAACACAGCCAACCAGATGAGAACTTCACTTATGTTGGTAATCCCAATCCTGAATTCTCGCCTGTCTGAAAGTATCCTTTAGCTTATGCAAAACAACATGATGCTGATCTTATTTTAATTAATGATCCCGATGCCGATCGCTTGGGAGTAGGAATTAAAACTAAAAAAGGTTATGAAATTCTAACTGGGAACCAAGTGGGGGCACTTTTGATTAATTGAAAACTTAGTCAAATGAAATTAAAGCACACTCTACCTTCAAACCCAGTCATGTATTCATCCTTTGTCACCGCTGATTTAGGTGACCGAATTGCTGAAGATGAATACCAAGTTAAAGTAATTAAAACTCTAACTGGGTTTAAATGAATGGGGCATGAAATGAACCAAGAACCAGAACGAGGATTAAACTTTGTCTTTGCTTATGAAGAGTCAATTGGTTATGTCCTTGATGATTCCACTAGAGATAAGGATGGCATTCAAGCGGCGGTTATGATTGCAGAGTTGGCTTGAAAGACCAAGGTTGACTTTCGCACTCTTAGTGATGTCTTAGATGATATTTACAAAAAGTATGGCTATTATGACACGACCACTATTAACTTAAATTTCAAACCAGAAGAAAAAACTGCCAAGATTGATCCAATTATGCAAGAATTGCGGACAAAAGGTTTAGTTCAACTAGCAGATAGTAAAATTGAAAAAACCGAAGATTACTTACCAGGTTTATATAATATGCCTGGCCAAAACTTATTAAAGTTTTATTTTCAAGATGGAAGTTGAATTGCACTACGACCATCAGGAACCGAACCGAAACTAAAGATTTATTTCAATATTATTGCCACAAGTGCAAGAAAGGCAAAAAGTACGCAAGTGAAATTGGAAAAAGCTTTACGGGAGTTATTAAATCTTCCACAAAAAAAGTAG